One window of Flavobacterium ammonificans genomic DNA carries:
- a CDS encoding phosphotransferase enzyme family protein, producing MEVNPILNKIICHFLPSAKAVVISPITNGLINSTYSVEAVIETQRKKYILQKINTLVFQKPKAIQSNIVLVSSFLKINNYPHPILELCETSEGENEINFEGDSWRMMAQIENSYTINVVENPEQAFAVGAFFGQFYTFLNGIELNQIQAVLPHFLDTKNRIDAFQLALQSANSDRLIKAQEQIVWMVKHQDLPQKWMQLQQQKELPIRLIHADPKISNVLFDSATNQPKAIIDWDTLMLGTILYDYGDMIRSYTNTKSEDEPDPEGVFNSDVYHELTNGFLSEAGSFLTDIELQYLSYAPQVIVYIQALRFLTDYLNGDIYYQCNYPEQNLNRAKNQINLLQQILKI from the coding sequence GTGGAAGTAAATCCAATACTCAATAAAATAATTTGTCATTTTTTGCCTTCTGCAAAAGCAGTTGTTATTTCTCCTATTACAAACGGCTTAATTAATTCGACCTATAGCGTTGAGGCAGTCATAGAAACACAGAGAAAGAAGTACATTTTACAAAAAATAAACACCCTAGTTTTTCAAAAGCCAAAAGCTATTCAGTCTAATATTGTTTTAGTTAGCAGCTTTTTAAAAATTAATAATTACCCACATCCAATATTGGAATTGTGCGAGACTTCTGAAGGTGAAAATGAAATCAATTTTGAAGGAGACAGTTGGCGGATGATGGCACAAATTGAAAATAGTTACACTATTAATGTTGTGGAAAATCCGGAACAGGCGTTTGCAGTAGGTGCTTTTTTTGGTCAATTCTATACCTTTCTAAACGGAATTGAACTAAATCAAATTCAAGCAGTTTTGCCTCATTTTCTAGATACAAAGAATAGAATTGATGCTTTTCAACTCGCTTTGCAATCAGCAAATTCCGACCGATTAATCAAAGCCCAAGAGCAAATAGTGTGGATGGTAAAACACCAAGACTTACCTCAAAAGTGGATGCAATTACAACAACAAAAAGAGTTGCCAATCCGACTCATACATGCCGACCCTAAAATTAGTAACGTTCTTTTTGATTCCGCCACAAACCAACCCAAAGCGATTATCGATTGGGACACCTTAATGCTTGGGACAATTTTATATGATTACGGCGATATGATTCGTTCATATACTAATACAAAATCAGAAGATGAGCCCGATCCGGAAGGTGTATTTAATTCAGATGTTTATCACGAATTAACGAATGGTTTTTTGTCAGAAGCAGGTTCTTTTTTAACCGATATCGAATTGCAATATTTATCCTATGCGCCGCAGGTTATTGTCTATATTCAAGCTTTACGTTTCTTAACCGATTATTTGAATGGAGATATTTATTACCAATGTAATTATCCTGAACAAAATCTAAATCGAGCTAAAAATCAAATCAATTTATTACAACAGATTTTGAAAATTTAG